In Musa acuminata AAA Group cultivar baxijiao chromosome BXJ3-9, Cavendish_Baxijiao_AAA, whole genome shotgun sequence, a single genomic region encodes these proteins:
- the LOC103997586 gene encoding uncharacterized protein LOC103997586 isoform X1 produces the protein MDYSLAALKLFCGELKDVRAASASASSSAATLFGILFQRAWLQGVLVSGTDEGRFLLDDGSDVVELLLSAESQPQQWKIGMYVMVVGPYVAAQSGGLSTIRVHKMVDLSQHPDREAMWHLEVMEAHKLFYLPSPQ, from the exons ATGGACTACAGCCTCGCGGCGTTGAAGCTCTTCTGCGGCGAACTCAAGGATGTTCGCGCCGCATCCGCCTCCGCCTCTTCCTCTGCCGCCACCCTATTCGGCATCCTCTTCCAGCGCGCCTGGCTGCAG GGTGTTTTGGTGTCGGGCACCGATGAGGGGCGCTTCCTTCTCGATGACGGCTCCGACGTCGTCGAGCTCCTCCTCTCCGCCGAATCCCAGCCCCAGCAGTGGAAGATTG GGATGTACGTGATGGTCGTCGGGCCGTACGTCGCCGCTCAATCCGGTGGCCTTTCTACGATCAGG GTTCACAAGATGGTGGATCTCTCGCAACATCCTGATCGGGAAGCAATGTGGCATCTGGAAGTCATGGAAGCTCATAAGCTGTTCTACCTCCCATCACCCCAGTGA
- the LOC103997586 gene encoding uncharacterized protein LOC103997586 isoform X2, translated as MFAPHPPPPLPLPPPYSASSSSAPGCRQGVLVSGTDEGRFLLDDGSDVVELLLSAESQPQQWKIGMYVMVVGPYVAAQSGGLSTIRVHKMVDLSQHPDREAMWHLEVMEAHKLFYLPSPQ; from the exons ATGTTCGCGCCGCATCCGCCTCCGCCTCTTCCTCTGCCGCCACCCTATTCGGCATCCTCTTCCAGCGCGCCTGGCTGCAG GCAGGGTGTTTTGGTGTCGGGCACCGATGAGGGGCGCTTCCTTCTCGATGACGGCTCCGACGTCGTCGAGCTCCTCCTCTCCGCCGAATCCCAGCCCCAGCAGTGGAAGATTG GGATGTACGTGATGGTCGTCGGGCCGTACGTCGCCGCTCAATCCGGTGGCCTTTCTACGATCAGG GTTCACAAGATGGTGGATCTCTCGCAACATCCTGATCGGGAAGCAATGTGGCATCTGGAAGTCATGGAAGCTCATAAGCTGTTCTACCTCCCATCACCCCAGTGA